From Moraxella sp. K1664, one genomic window encodes:
- a CDS encoding VWA domain-containing protein encodes MTDTPHTISDDTINTSDCDTADYDNARRWRLILGRYADDALNNANLSAGELKLERCLDYLYRHEYQRRGIKQGNRQNGIGGGLESSQLSAINWLNQSRKLFPKSTFERMQNHALERYQMTDILKKAENIKALEPNPATAKALLSLRGHLNQETKEAIKELIGKVVQEIMQKIRPNFIQALSGRRNRFSYSLIKHSQNFDYKKTIRHNLKNYNPDSGQLIIERTFFNSRVQKHLEWEVILCVDQSGSMSDSIMYASVCASILASLPSVATHLVVFDTQVVDLSHMAHDPVEVLLTIQLGGGTLIGQAIDYCAKKITNPRRSILIVISDFEEGGSLAHLYKSISKLNEQGTKLLGLAALDNNANPCYDPYVANELSSRGMNIGAMTPEHLATWLGDVMN; translated from the coding sequence ATGACAGACACCCCACACACCATATCAGACGACACCATCAACACAAGCGATTGTGATACTGCCGATTATGATAATGCCAGACGTTGGCGATTGATTCTTGGGCGATATGCCGATGACGCTTTGAATAATGCCAATTTATCCGCCGGTGAATTAAAATTGGAGCGGTGCTTGGATTATCTGTATCGCCACGAATATCAAAGACGAGGCATAAAACAAGGCAATCGCCAAAATGGTATTGGAGGCGGTTTGGAATCATCGCAACTGTCCGCCATCAATTGGCTCAACCAAAGTCGCAAGCTCTTTCCAAAATCAACCTTTGAGCGTATGCAAAATCACGCCCTAGAACGCTATCAGATGACGGATATTCTAAAAAAAGCAGAAAACATCAAAGCACTAGAACCCAATCCTGCCACTGCCAAAGCCTTATTATCACTTCGGGGTCATCTTAATCAAGAAACCAAAGAAGCCATTAAAGAGCTAATTGGCAAAGTCGTGCAAGAGATTATGCAAAAAATACGCCCAAACTTTATTCAAGCGTTATCAGGCAGACGTAACCGTTTTTCTTATTCGCTTATCAAACACTCCCAAAATTTTGATTATAAAAAAACCATTCGTCATAATCTAAAAAACTACAATCCCGATAGTGGACAGCTCATTATAGAACGCACTTTTTTTAATAGCCGTGTACAAAAACACCTTGAATGGGAAGTGATATTATGCGTTGACCAAAGTGGCTCGATGTCTGATTCTATCATGTATGCGTCTGTTTGTGCCAGCATATTGGCAAGTCTGCCATCTGTGGCAACGCATTTGGTGGTATTTGATACCCAAGTTGTGGATTTGTCGCATATGGCACACGACCCTGTGGAGGTGCTATTAACCATTCAATTGGGCGGGGGTACGCTTATTGGACAAGCCATTGATTATTGTGCCAAAAAAATAACCAACCCACGCCGAAGTATTTTGATTGTGATTAGTGATTTTGAAGAAGGTGGTTCATTGGCTCATCTTTATAAATCCATCTCAAAACTCAATGAACAAGGCACAAAATTATTAGGGCTTGCCGCTTTGGATAATAATGCCAATCCCTGCTATGACCCTTATGTGGCAAATGAATTATCAAGTCGTGGTATGAATATTGGGGCAATGACACCTGAGCATTTGGCAACATGGCTTGGCGATGTGATGAATTGA
- a CDS encoding SWIM zinc finger family protein, producing MSIYLSYDDDTLATFANMGLVRRAKKTIDDVVCVDIDTMTFETESFVVQLSNDGIQKATCTCPSHECCKHILASILFFQKNYANLDTKDNNKDNDKDNNNTKKDNTDNNTKNSKPKQKTTDKKTPTESLSALQDLLTLDPILLQKSVKKSERILAHTLYDDLIKDNVVSVIETNNKLTITLTHLDTSVYYFNGLSLSGMVSQLPDKQKTAYHLAIIASLFTMNNAPWQWTDDVNIVIQASFELSDDELAFIKELKQLCINFLKQGISHIAKESVLSLHLFNLQARTHQMPRLAGIIRRVYGAMMDLLTDDIHIKESMIFDELAFLYHYLQSFINSHHAKNQEQIDKLRGKVIKDYDEIGINKLIPLGGTWWQNKTGARGVDFCFWDCDNNELKSVTNGRANALDTTFTSHSAYQTGIWGASIDYLSRHIISLTHAKIADNGTLSPSELTRYRELGELKSLSVQAFLDNAKGIDDWQEIIGLIRPDSRLFLTYPNYLLLHPSDVSEIELDEINQQFFCQISDKNNRQLTLTLPVSPLFEKRLKNFGFWAKFHQIVSILTKVQIQDNEASFLPVALIISEPSGIYVFNLDFDYVPYAKQKQKYLDNLSGRIANLLAQKQKSRHTPINSDNLTIAVNQTLSIINFYANTGRHISQDDKDTLTSLGVYFYNMGIDIIHHAIKDMCQHDGNKDKLLRLRYLIGLLQLQRLALPIVDGESDYESD from the coding sequence ATGAGCATTTATTTAAGTTATGATGATGACACCTTAGCCACATTTGCCAATATGGGGCTTGTCAGACGTGCCAAAAAAACCATTGATGATGTGGTATGTGTTGATATAGATACCATGACTTTTGAGACAGAAAGTTTTGTGGTGCAACTGTCCAATGACGGCATTCAAAAAGCCACTTGCACCTGTCCAAGTCATGAGTGTTGTAAGCATATTTTGGCAAGTATTTTATTTTTTCAAAAAAATTACGCCAATCTTGATACCAAAGACAATAACAAAGATAACGACAAAGACAACAATAACACCAAAAAAGATAATACTGACAATAATACCAAAAATAGCAAACCTAAGCAAAAAACCACCGATAAAAAAACCCCAACAGAGTCATTATCCGCCTTACAAGACTTATTAACGCTTGACCCTATTTTATTACAAAAATCCGTCAAAAAATCTGAGCGAATACTAGCCCATACGCTTTATGATGATTTAATAAAAGACAATGTCGTATCCGTTATAGAGACAAATAACAAACTTACCATCACATTAACCCATCTTGATACGTCCGTTTATTATTTTAATGGATTGTCATTGTCAGGTATGGTATCACAATTACCCGACAAACAAAAAACCGCCTATCATCTGGCAATCATTGCAAGTTTGTTTACCATGAATAACGCCCCTTGGCAATGGACAGATGATGTCAATATCGTGATACAAGCCAGTTTTGAATTAAGCGATGATGAATTGGCATTTATCAAAGAATTAAAACAGCTTTGTATCAATTTTTTGAAACAAGGCATATCACACATAGCCAAAGAATCTGTGCTGTCTTTGCATTTATTTAACCTACAAGCACGCACTCATCAAATGCCACGCCTTGCTGGTATCATTCGCCGAGTATATGGAGCGATGATGGATTTATTAACTGATGACATTCATATCAAAGAAAGCATGATATTCGATGAACTTGCTTTTTTATATCATTATCTACAAAGTTTTATTAACAGCCATCACGCCAAAAATCAAGAACAGATTGACAAACTTCGTGGCAAAGTCATCAAAGACTATGACGAGATTGGCATTAACAAACTTATTCCTTTGGGCGGTACATGGTGGCAAAACAAAACAGGGGCTAGGGGGGTGGATTTTTGTTTTTGGGATTGCGACAACAATGAATTAAAAAGCGTTACCAATGGACGTGCCAATGCCCTAGATACCACTTTTACCAGTCATTCTGCCTATCAAACGGGCATTTGGGGAGCGTCCATTGACTATCTAAGTCGGCATATCATCAGCCTAACTCATGCCAAAATAGCCGATAATGGCACACTTAGTCCAAGTGAGCTGACCCGTTATCGTGAACTTGGCGAATTAAAATCCTTATCCGTTCAAGCCTTTTTGGATAATGCCAAAGGTATAGATGATTGGCAAGAGATAATTGGGCTAATTCGTCCTGATTCACGGCTTTTTTTGACTTATCCCAATTATCTGTTATTGCACCCCAGCGATGTTAGCGAGATAGAACTTGATGAGATTAACCAGCAGTTTTTTTGTCAAATCAGCGATAAAAACAACCGCCAATTAACCCTAACGTTGCCTGTATCGCCTTTGTTTGAAAAAAGACTAAAAAACTTTGGCTTTTGGGCAAAGTTTCATCAGATTGTGTCGATATTAACCAAAGTACAAATACAAGACAATGAAGCAAGTTTTTTGCCTGTGGCATTAATCATCAGCGAGCCGTCTGGTATTTATGTGTTTAATTTGGATTTTGATTATGTGCCTTATGCCAAACAAAAACAAAAATACCTAGATAATTTATCAGGCAGAATTGCCAATCTATTAGCACAAAAACAAAAATCTCGTCATACGCCCATTAACAGCGACAATTTGACAATCGCTGTTAATCAGACCTTATCCATCATCAATTTTTATGCCAATACAGGTCGCCATATTAGTCAAGATGACAAAGACACCTTAACATCGCTTGGGGTGTATTTTTACAATATGGGCATAGATATTATCCATCACGCCATAAAAGATATGTGCCAGCATGATGGCAATAAGGACAAATTATTAAGACTTCGGTATTTGATTGGACTGTTGCAATTACAACGTTTGGCATTACCGATTGTTGATGGCGAGAGTGATTACGAGAGCGATTAA
- a CDS encoding DUF4132 domain-containing protein: MTTLRHHLPAHELQDKTYTLLTQYARPISHIDETHENELLGYILTGEKPELLLTLHGYNNDKGTQLYGNMAKYGYHSSHNSFKKDVKKDVRVGVTARGILYNHLFERLTGEQIIRYAKSMVAITCEQTNPKFHDDVPLWFSYLISDAFRTTNSSGSLASRKSWTLANLINLLILDGHEHEQAVRIILGAFFERKGDYSYWYDDDMLHVCQLPDFDEFIADNASIATAFIPTLSVRGQTVFLAYLKPAKATAPLAMLITALALSGSKSIKELATPLLATLPDDLLGEHLSHYLINGDSKQRANSADYLARMGETARPILEQALTNEKTKSVQSAITSALSRLDTVQSVDDDDIPLETMVEPVIGTLPDQIATLIATNFDIVKKLYEQFAEEEIAYNEAHKGDKNFYKSTWRQDDLKRFNKTNKDNFVKKAAAYLQGTGSDKGFNRQYLSEILNTDKSFMAYPEYGLYHAILISIHPHYSWINWYEVFNTHSKPEYWQDVELRQLAYLLGKAGIEDPKRVIADGYLSHSLSEYINEPAKVYPFFVENIEYVQEAFGLLPSQADSHYYAFTPQQAITLLKQFPRLPKMFIAPLLELALGEQKTLRHDAQDLLASHLPNTVSLAIEALESGKQDIRITAIRWLTRLDDKSAIKPLYDLLKKEKKEVVIAEILTALEALGEDISKYLDPKALLKDAQKGLTAKLSSSLAWFDFDTLPTVYWQNGKEVHADIIKWWVVLAEKLKDPKPNALFVRYLELLDDKSQKALSLHLLQAFIAEDTKHPSLDEATALADKEGESRLKNYQYWYKQHPEYYTSYANATLESVKAEIIREHMAIYLGSAIKSKGILALSAKTQGATAVKIAQDFMKNHYTRRSQVEAMLSSFATSDDPLVIQLLLGISRRYKMASIQELAKRLVNEIAERNGWTADELADRTIPTAGFDDDGILRIDYGSRNLMAYIDDKDKFVLKNEDGKVIKALPTAKADDDKTAIKEAKALFSTAKKEYKQVLDLQSVRLYEAMCAERSWTSGDWQEYLATHPLMKRLIARLVWLEVDNDGNVIQSFRPAEDGALLNLDDDEITLQENSHIKVAHRVLLDDETAMAWREHFEDYKVAFLFEQMTRALPDLLSAPDHPEQACTDAEINTYKGYLTDTYTLRGVVTKMGYVRASIEDGGSFDSYYKPFDSVGLSAVISFSGSYVPEENLPAVVYGLYFEDTTVRSWNKPSKSLSEVPPVLLAECFADYHALAQKTQGYDKEWEKKTPW, encoded by the coding sequence ATGACCACACTTAGACATCATCTACCAGCCCATGAATTACAGGATAAGACCTATACCCTACTGACCCAATACGCTCGCCCCATCTCTCATATTGACGAGACACACGAGAATGAGTTGCTTGGTTATATTTTGACAGGAGAAAAGCCTGAACTGTTATTGACATTGCACGGATACAATAACGACAAAGGCACACAACTTTATGGCAATATGGCAAAGTATGGCTATCACTCTTCTCATAACAGTTTTAAAAAAGATGTAAAAAAAGACGTGCGAGTGGGTGTAACTGCTCGTGGTATACTCTACAACCATCTGTTTGAGCGACTGACAGGCGAGCAGATTATCCGCTACGCCAAAAGCATGGTTGCCATCACCTGCGAGCAAACCAATCCTAAGTTTCATGATGATGTGCCACTGTGGTTTAGTTATCTTATCTCAGATGCGTTTCGCACCACAAATTCGTCTGGCTCACTAGCAAGCCGTAAATCGTGGACACTTGCCAATCTCATCAACTTACTCATCTTGGACGGGCATGAGCATGAGCAGGCGGTTAGGATAATTTTGGGGGCGTTTTTTGAGCGTAAGGGCGATTATAGCTACTGGTACGATGATGATATGCTTCACGTCTGCCAACTGCCTGATTTTGATGAGTTTATCGCTGACAATGCCAGTATTGCTACCGCATTTATTCCCACATTGTCAGTGCGTGGGCAGACGGTGTTTTTGGCTTATCTCAAACCTGCCAAAGCCACAGCGCCCCTTGCCATGCTCATCACCGCCCTTGCCCTGTCTGGCTCTAAGAGTATCAAAGAGCTTGCCACGCCTTTGCTTGCCACGTTGCCCGATGACCTACTGGGCGAACATCTGTCGCATTATCTTATCAATGGCGACAGCAAACAGCGAGCCAACTCTGCCGACTATTTGGCACGAATGGGCGAGACGGCTCGCCCCATCTTGGAGCAAGCCCTAACAAATGAAAAAACCAAATCCGTACAATCCGCCATCACGTCCGCCTTGTCTCGCCTTGATACGGTGCAATCCGTGGATGATGATGACATTCCGCTTGAAACCATGGTAGAGCCTGTGATTGGCACATTACCCGACCAGATAGCCACGCTCATCGCCACAAACTTCGACATCGTTAAAAAACTATACGAACAGTTTGCCGAAGAAGAAATCGCCTACAACGAAGCCCACAAAGGCGATAAGAATTTTTATAAAAGCACATGGCGACAAGACGACTTAAAAAGATTTAACAAAACCAACAAAGACAATTTTGTCAAAAAAGCTGCCGCCTACCTACAAGGCACAGGCTCAGACAAGGGCTTTAATCGCCAGTATTTGTCTGAGATATTAAACACAGATAAATCCTTTATGGCTTATCCTGAGTATGGGTTATATCATGCCATTTTGATTAGCATACACCCACATTATTCTTGGATAAATTGGTATGAGGTTTTTAATACCCACTCAAAGCCTGAGTATTGGCAGGACGTGGAGCTAAGACAGCTTGCTTATCTCTTGGGTAAAGCAGGCATAGAAGACCCCAAACGTGTGATTGCTGATGGCTATCTTAGTCATTCGCTGTCTGAATACATCAACGAGCCTGCCAAGGTCTATCCGTTTTTTGTTGAAAATATCGAGTATGTGCAAGAAGCCTTTGGACTGCTACCAAGCCAAGCCGATAGCCATTACTACGCCTTTACGCCACAGCAGGCGATAACTCTGCTCAAACAATTCCCACGCCTGCCCAAGATGTTCATCGCTCCCTTGTTGGAGCTGGCTTTGGGCGAGCAAAAAACCTTACGTCATGATGCCCAAGACCTGCTGGCAAGCCATTTGCCCAACACCGTTTCGCTTGCCATAGAAGCGTTGGAGAGTGGCAAGCAAGACATTCGTATCACTGCCATTCGCTGGCTGACTCGCTTGGACGACAAATCTGCCATCAAGCCTTTGTACGATTTACTCAAAAAAGAGAAAAAAGAGGTCGTCATCGCTGAGATTTTGACCGCTCTTGAAGCCTTGGGCGAGGACATCAGCAAATACCTTGACCCAAAAGCTCTCTTAAAAGACGCTCAAAAAGGACTGACCGCCAAGCTGTCATCGTCTTTGGCGTGGTTTGATTTTGATACCTTGCCCACGGTTTATTGGCAAAATGGCAAAGAAGTCCATGCCGACATCATCAAATGGTGGGTTGTCCTTGCCGAAAAACTAAAAGACCCCAAGCCTAATGCCTTGTTTGTCCGCTATTTGGAACTGCTTGATGACAAAAGCCAAAAAGCGTTGTCGCTCCATCTGCTCCAAGCCTTTATTGCCGAGGACACCAAGCACCCAAGCCTAGACGAGGCGACCGCCCTTGCCGACAAAGAAGGAGAGAGCCGTCTTAAAAATTATCAGTATTGGTACAAGCAACATCCTGAATATTATACCAGTTACGCCAATGCAACGTTGGAGAGTGTCAAAGCCGAGATAATCCGTGAACACATGGCGATATATCTGGGCAGTGCCATCAAGTCCAAAGGCATATTGGCCCTAAGTGCCAAAACCCAAGGGGCAACGGCGGTAAAAATCGCCCAAGACTTCATGAAAAACCACTACACTCGCCGTAGCCAAGTGGAGGCGATGCTAAGTAGCTTTGCTACAAGTGATGACCCGCTTGTCATTCAGCTACTGCTTGGCATATCCAGACGCTATAAGATGGCGAGCATTCAAGAGCTTGCCAAACGCTTGGTAAATGAGATTGCCGAACGCAACGGCTGGACGGCAGACGAGCTAGCTGACCGCACGATACCGACTGCAGGGTTTGACGATGATGGGATTTTGCGTATTGACTATGGCAGTCGCAATCTTATGGCGTATATTGACGACAAAGACAAATTCGTCCTAAAAAATGAGGACGGCAAAGTCATCAAAGCCCTGCCCACCGCCAAAGCCGACGATGACAAAACTGCCATCAAAGAAGCCAAAGCCCTGTTTAGCACCGCCAAAAAAGAGTATAAGCAAGTGCTAGACCTACAAAGCGTTCGCTTATATGAGGCGATGTGTGCCGAGCGTTCGTGGACAAGTGGCGACTGGCAAGAATATCTGGCAACCCACCCCTTAATGAAAAGGCTCATTGCACGGCTGGTATGGCTTGAAGTGGATAATGATGGCAACGTCATTCAGTCGTTTCGCCCTGCCGAGGATGGGGCATTACTCAACCTAGATGATGATGAAATCACGCTACAAGAGAACAGCCACATCAAAGTCGCTCACCGTGTCTTGCTTGATGACGAGACAGCGATGGCATGGCGTGAGCATTTTGAGGATTATAAAGTGGCGTTCTTGTTTGAACAGATGACGCGCGCCCTGCCTGACTTGTTATCGGCTCCCGACCACCCAGAACAAGCCTGCACCGATGCCGAGATTAACACCTACAAAGGCTATCTGACAGATACCTATACCTTGCGTGGGGTGGTTACCAAGATGGGCTATGTGCGAGCGAGCATTGAGGACGGTGGGTCGTTTGATAGCTATTATAAGCCATTTGATAGCGTGGGTTTGTCGGCGGTTATCTCATTTAGTGGCAGTTATGTACCTGAGGAGAACCTGCCTGCGGTGGTGTATGGGCTGTATTTTGAGGATACTACCGTCCGCTCATGGAACAAACCTAGTAAGTCCCTAAGCGAAGTACCGCCTGTACTATTGGCGGAGTGCTTTGCCGATTATCACGCCCTAGCCCAAAAAACCCAAGGCTATGACAAAGAGTGGGAGAAAAAGACACCGTGGTAA
- a CDS encoding YjiH family protein — protein sequence MTTQNRMALAKLIGFSLLGIFLFFVPIDIGGKNTIAFDHMASYLVKEQRSFAIVLLFGLMIYGIIKPIRDKSFNANLTNKILTVLKVVGFVLACLYVTNTAPASLMAKDMLPFLFDKLALPVGMIVPIGAVMLSFLLGFGLLEMVGVLMQPVMKPIFKTSGKSAIDAVASFVGSYSVGLLITDRVYQQGAYSAKEAVIIATGFSTVSTAFMVIVAKTLELMPFWGVYFWSCLFITFLVTAITARIPPISRFNDEKRIADDDKLTAPRLKVAIDTGIHTAKNAPSLPTLLWQNFKDGINMASAIVSSIIAIGLIGLLLEKYTPVFDILGVVLYPFTLIGGLPEPMTSAKGISSGLAEMFLPALLLANTDILTRYVTAVVSVSGIIFFSAMIPCVLATKIPLSIGKMVLVWLIRVALSIVLAGWFGQFAMMMGWLG from the coding sequence ATGACAACACAAAATCGCATGGCACTTGCCAAACTTATCGGTTTTAGCTTGCTTGGGATATTTTTGTTTTTTGTGCCGATTGACATCGGTGGCAAAAACACCATCGCTTTTGACCACATGGCAAGTTATTTAGTCAAAGAGCAAAGAAGTTTTGCCATTGTCTTATTATTTGGCTTGATGATATATGGCATTATCAAGCCTATTAGGGATAAATCATTTAACGCCAATCTAACCAATAAAATCTTAACCGTCTTAAAGGTGGTAGGGTTTGTGCTGGCGTGCCTTTATGTTACCAATACCGCCCCTGCCAGTCTGATGGCAAAAGATATGTTGCCTTTTTTGTTTGACAAACTTGCCTTGCCTGTGGGTATGATTGTGCCGATTGGGGCGGTCATGCTGTCGTTTTTGTTGGGATTTGGTTTGCTTGAAATGGTTGGCGTACTCATGCAACCTGTCATGAAACCGATATTTAAAACATCGGGCAAATCCGCCATTGATGCGGTGGCGTCTTTTGTGGGTAGTTATTCGGTGGGGCTTTTGATTACTGATAGGGTCTATCAGCAAGGGGCGTATTCTGCCAAAGAAGCGGTTATCATCGCCACAGGATTTTCGACCGTATCCACCGCCTTTATGGTGATTGTCGCCAAGACATTGGAGCTTATGCCGTTTTGGGGTGTGTATTTTTGGTCGTGTCTTTTTATCACATTTTTGGTAACGGCAATCACGGCACGCATTCCGCCCATTAGCCGATTTAACGATGAAAAACGCATTGCCGATGATGACAAATTAACCGCCCCACGCCTAAAAGTCGCCATTGATACAGGCATTCACACTGCCAAAAATGCCCCAAGCCTGCCCACATTGCTTTGGCAAAATTTTAAAGATGGTATCAATATGGCATCTGCCATCGTGTCATCCATCATCGCCATTGGTTTGATTGGACTGTTATTAGAAAAGTACACACCTGTTTTTGATATTTTGGGTGTGGTGCTGTATCCCTTTACGCTCATTGGTGGACTGCCTGAGCCGATGACATCAGCAAAAGGCATCTCGTCAGGGCTGGCAGAGATGTTCTTGCCTGCCTTACTGCTTGCCAACACTGATATTTTGACTCGTTATGTAACAGCGGTGGTGTCGGTGTCGGGCATTATCTTCTTTTCGGCAATGATACCTTGTGTGCTTGCCACCAAAATTCCGCTTAGCATTGGCAAAATGGTGCTTGTATGGCTGATTCGTGTGGCGTTGTCGATTGTGCTGGCAGGGTGGTTTGGGCAATTTGCCATGATGATGGGCTGGCTTGGCTAG
- the hutU gene encoding urocanate hydratase codes for MSNFTRTDTSRVIKAPTGTELTCKSWLTEAPYRMIQNNLHPDVAENPQSLVVYGGIGRAARNWECYDQILASLKELEVNQTLLIQSGKPVGVFNTHKNAPRVLIANSNLVPKWATWEHFNELDRKDLFMYGQMTAGSWIYIGTQGIVQGTYETFAEAGRQHFGNDKDKSTDNWRGRWILTAGLGGMGGAQPLAATFAGAVSLNIECQQSSIDFRLRTGYVDKQARDLDHAYELIKEHTAKGEAVSIALLGNAAEILPQIVERAKNGDIKPDFVTDQTSAHDLINGYLPMGWTVDEWKSAQQDPSQHDKLTKDAAKSCAVHVQAMLDLQAMGVPATDYGNNIRQVAFDEGVKNAFDFPGFVPAYIRPLFCQGKGPFRWVALSGDPEDIYKTDQKIKELFPDNTRVHNWLDMAKDRIHFQGLPARICWLGLGERDKAGLAFNEMVKNGELKAPIVIGRDHLDTGSVASPNRETESMKDGTDAVSDWALLNGMLNVAGGATWVSLHHGGGVGMGYSQHSGMVIVADGTDEAGERLANVLVNDCGSGVMRHADAGYELAIETAKNYGLNLPMVK; via the coding sequence ATGAGCAACTTTACTCGCACCGACACAAGCCGTGTCATCAAAGCCCCTACAGGTACAGAGCTTACCTGCAAAAGCTGGCTGACCGAAGCCCCTTACCGCATGATTCAAAATAACCTGCACCCCGATGTAGCCGAAAACCCCCAAAGCCTTGTGGTCTATGGCGGTATTGGGCGTGCTGCTCGCAACTGGGAGTGCTATGACCAAATTTTGGCAAGCCTAAAAGAGCTTGAAGTCAATCAAACCTTGCTAATCCAATCAGGCAAACCCGTTGGCGTGTTCAACACCCACAAAAACGCCCCCCGAGTGCTGATTGCCAACTCAAACCTTGTGCCAAAATGGGCAACGTGGGAGCATTTTAATGAGCTTGACCGCAAAGATTTGTTCATGTACGGACAGATGACCGCAGGGAGCTGGATTTATATTGGCACGCAAGGCATCGTGCAGGGGACTTATGAAACCTTTGCCGAAGCGGGTCGTCAGCACTTTGGCAATGACAAGGACAAATCCACCGACAACTGGAGGGGTCGCTGGATTTTGACCGCAGGACTTGGCGGTATGGGTGGAGCCCAGCCACTGGCTGCCACTTTTGCAGGGGCGGTGAGTCTCAACATCGAGTGCCAGCAGTCAAGCATTGATTTTCGTCTGCGGACAGGCTATGTGGATAAGCAGGCTCGTGATTTAGACCACGCTTATGAGCTTATCAAAGAACATACCGCCAAGGGTGAGGCGGTGTCGATTGCACTTTTGGGCAATGCTGCTGAGATTTTGCCACAGATTGTTGAGCGTGCCAAAAATGGCGACATCAAGCCTGATTTTGTTACCGACCAAACGTCCGCTCATGACTTGATTAACGGCTATTTGCCGATGGGCTGGACGGTGGATGAGTGGAAATCCGCCCAACAAGACCCAAGCCAGCACGACAAGCTCACCAAAGATGCTGCCAAGTCCTGTGCTGTTCATGTGCAAGCCATGCTTGATTTGCAAGCGATGGGCGTGCCTGCTACCGACTATGGCAACAACATTCGCCAAGTTGCCTTTGATGAAGGGGTAAAAAACGCCTTTGATTTCCCCGGCTTTGTTCCTGCCTATATTCGCCCCTTATTTTGTCAAGGTAAAGGGCCTTTTCGCTGGGTGGCACTGTCTGGCGACCCAGAAGACATCTACAAAACCGACCAAAAAATCAAAGAGCTGTTCCCCGATAACACCCGCGTTCACAACTGGCTTGATATGGCAAAAGACCGCATTCACTTTCAGGGCTTACCTGCTCGTATCTGCTGGCTTGGCTTGGGCGAGCGTGATAAGGCAGGGCTTGCCTTTAATGAAATGGTCAAAAATGGCGAACTAAAAGCTCCCATCGTCATCGGGCGAGACCACCTAGACACAGGCTCTGTGGCAAGTCCCAACCGTGAAACCGAATCCATGAAAGACGGCACCGATGCGGTGTCCGACTGGGCGTTGTTAAATGGTATGCTCAATGTCGCAGGCGGGGCAACGTGGGTAAGTTTGCACCACGGTGGCGGTGTTGGCATGGGCTACAGTCAGCACTCGGGCATGGTGATTGTGGCGGATGGCACAGACGAAGCTGGTGAACGCCTTGCCAATGTGCTTGTCAATGACTGTGGCAGTGGGGTTATGAGACACGCTGATGCAGGCTATGAACTTGCCATCGAAACCGCCAAAAATTATGGGCTAAATTTGCCGATGGTTAAATAG
- a CDS encoding GntR family transcriptional regulator encodes MPKTPAYQRIKSAILAKIHAGQWAVGSAIPTEMALSREFGVARMTVNRALKELTDEQVLERRQGSGTFVAQQQFNQTFITVRNIAHDIESTGKRYHAKVVSQLALPHSDLPPSARAVFHDTQRLYKVEIVHFGDDKPLQFERRFVDLAIIPAFEHQDFNKINTSDYLISQVPLVRGHYFIEAKPCPSDVATCLGCPPNSPALRLSRYTYSGDKVVTFVQMWHDGATFRFDGELG; translated from the coding sequence ATGCCAAAAACACCCGCCTACCAACGCATCAAATCCGCCATCTTAGCCAAAATCCACGCAGGACAATGGGCGGTTGGCTCTGCCATTCCTACTGAGATGGCGTTGTCTCGTGAATTTGGCGTGGCTCGCATGACTGTCAATCGTGCCCTAAAAGAGCTGACAGATGAGCAGGTATTAGAACGCCGTCAAGGGTCGGGGACGTTTGTTGCTCAGCAACAATTCAACCAGACCTTTATCACCGTTCGCAACATCGCCCACGACATAGAAAGCACAGGCAAACGCTACCACGCCAAAGTCGTAAGCCAGCTTGCCTTGCCCCATAGCGACCTACCGCCATCGGCTCGGGCGGTATTTCACGACACTCAGCGTCTATATAAGGTGGAAATTGTGCATTTTGGCGATGATAAGCCTTTGCAATTTGAACGGCGTTTTGTGGATTTGGCAATTATCCCTGCCTTTGAACATCAAGATTTTAACAAAATCAACACAAGCGACTACCTTATCAGCCAAGTACCGCTTGTGCGTGGACACTATTTTATTGAAGCCAAGCCCTGCCCGTCTGATGTGGCGACTTGTTTGGGTTGTCCGCCAAACTCGCCCGCCCTGCGTTTGTCTCGCTACACTTATTCAGGCGATAAGGTTGTTACCTTTGTGCAGATGTGGCACGATGGGGCGACTTTTCGGTTTGATGGGGAATTGGGATAA